From the genome of Vigna angularis cultivar LongXiaoDou No.4 chromosome 11, ASM1680809v1, whole genome shotgun sequence, one region includes:
- the LOC108334019 gene encoding carbamoyl-phosphate synthase large chain, chloroplastic: MPMAYCISHFPKLPLLPSLPHSPSRSSALIPSPKPLPQNHAVPKTLRACPSSRVKPTLPVRCSNVAVAEPASKVGKRTDIKKILILGAGPIVIGQACEFDYSGTQACKALREEGYEVVLINSNPATIMTDPETADRTYITPMTPELVERVLESERPDALLPTMGGQTALNLAVALSESGALEKYGVELIGAKLEAIKKAEDRELFKQAMKNIGIKTPPSGIGTTLDDCLSIANEIGEYPLIVRPAFTLGGTGGGIAYNREDLLEICKAGLAASLTTQVLIEKSLLGWKEYELEVMRDLADNVVIICSIENIDPMGVHTGDSITVAPAQTLTDKEYQRLRDYSIAIIREIGVECGGSNVQFAVNPEDGEVMVIEMNPRVSRSSALASKATGFPIAKMAAKLSVGYSLDQIPNDITKKTPASFEPSIDYVVTKIPRFAFEKFPGSQPILTTQMKSVGEAMAVGRTFQESFQKAVRSLEYGYAGWGCSQVKELNYDLEQLKYSLRVPNPERIHAIYAAMKRGMHIDEIFELSYIDKWFLTQLKELVDVESFLLSHNLSDLTNVDFFEVKRRGFSDKQIAFATKSSEKEVRNRRLSLGVTPAYKRVDTCAAEFEANTPYMYSSYDFECESAPTTRKKVLILGGGPNRIGQGIEFDYCCCHASFALQDAGYETIMVNSNPETVSTDYDTSDRLYFEPLTVEDVLNIIDLERPDGIIVQFGGQTPLKLSLPLQQYLDEQKPACASGVGHVRIWGTSPDSIDIAEDRERFNVMLHDLKIEHPKGGIARSETDALAIAADIGYPVVVRPSYVLGGRAMEIVYSDDKLVTYLENAVEVDPERPVLIDKYLSDACEIDVDALADSQGNVVIGGIMEHIEQAGIHSGDSACSIPTRTVPSTCLDTIRSWTVNLAKQLNVCGLMNCQYAITPSGDVFLLEANPRASRTVPFVSKAIGHPLAKYASLVMSGKTLYDLQFTKEVIPKYVSVKEAVLPFSKFPGCDVFLSPEMRSTGEVMGIDPSYNVAFAKAQIAAGQKLPLSGTVFLSLNDLTKPHLQKIAKAFVENGFRIVATSGTAHVLKLANIPAEPVLKLHEGRPHAGDMIANGDIQLMVVTSSDDALDRIDGLALRRMALDYKVPIVTTVNGALATAEAIQSLKANSIKMIALQDFIDGEFKD; encoded by the exons ATGCCAATGGCCTATTGCATATCCCATTTCCCCAAGCTTCCGCTCCTCCCTTCTCTGCCACACTCCCCGTCGCGTTCCTCCGCTCTCATCCCATCGCCGAAACCACTGCCCCAAAACCACGCCGTTCCCAAAACCCTACGCGCATGCCCCTCATCCCGCGTCAAACCAACGCTTCCGGTTCGATGCTCAAACGTCGCCGTTGCGGAACCCGCCTCCAAAGTCGGGAAGCGAACCGATATCAAGAAGATCCTAATTCTCGGTGCTGGTCCCATCGTAATCGGCCAAGCGTGCGAGTTCGACTACTCCGGGACCCAAGCGTGTAAAGCCTTGCGCGAAGAAGGGTACGAAGTGGTTCTCATAAACTCCAATCCTGCCACAATCATGACTGATCCTGAAACCGCCGACCGCACCTACATCACTCCCATGACGCCGGAGCTCGTCGAGAGAGTTCTCGAGTCCGAGCGCCCCGACGCGCTCCTCCCCACCATGGGCGGCCAGACCGCTCTCAACCTTGCCGTGGCCCTCTCGGAGAGCGGCGCGCTCGAGAAATACGGCGTTGAACTCATCGGCGCGAAGCTCGAGGCAATCAAGAAGGCTGAGGATAGAGAGCTCTTCAAACAGGCCATGAAGAACATCGGAATTAAGACCCCTCCATCCGGCATTGGCACCACGCTCGACGATTGCCTCAGCATCGCCAACGAAATCGGAGAGTACCCGCTCATCGTGCGGCCGGCGTTCACCCTCGGTGGCACCGGCGGCGGAATCGCGTACAACCGTGAGGATTTGTTGGAGATTTGCAAGGCTGGGCTTGCTGCTAGTTTGACCACCCAGGTTTTGATTGAGAAGTCTTTGCTGGGGTGGAAGGAGTATGAGCTTGAGGTTATGAGGGATTTGGCTGACAACGTTGTTATCATTTGTTCCATTGAGAATATTGATCCAATGGGGGTTCACACTGGCGATTCTATTACGGTTGCTCCGGCACAGACTCTGACGGATAAGGAGTACCAGCGGCTGAGGGATTATTCAATTGCTATAATTAGAGAGATCGGAGTGGAGTGCGGAGGGTCTAATGTGCAGTTTGCCGTTAATCCTGAGGATGGTGAGGTGATGGTCATTGAGATGAACCCCAGAGTTTCCAGGTCTTCAGCTTTGGCGTCTAAGGCTACTGGGTTTCCCATTGCAAAAATGGCGGCGAAGTTGTCTGTGGGGTATTCTTTGGATCAAATTCCTAATGATATTACAAAGAAGACACCTGCCAGTTTTGAGCCATCTATTGATTACGTCGTCACTAAG ATTCCTCGGTTTGCTTTTGAGAAGTTTCCTGGTTCTCAGCCAATATTGACGACACAGATGAAATCAGTTGGAGAGGCAATGGCAGTAGGGAGAACCTTCCAAGAGTCATTTCAAAAAGCAGTACGCTCTCTAGAATATGGATACGCAGGATGGGGGTGCTCCCAGGTGAAGGAGTTGAACTATGACTTGGAGCAACTGAAGTATAGCCTCCGAGTTCCTAACCCAGAGCGCATCCATGCCATCTATGCTGCAATGAAACGAGGGATGCACATTGATGAAATCTTTGAGCTGAGTTACATTGACAAGTGGTTTCTCACACAACTCAAGGAGCTGGTTGACGTGGAAAGTTTCTTGCTGTCACACAATTTGTCTGATTTGACAAATGTTGATTTCTTTGAGGTGAAGAGAAGAGGTTTTAGTGATAAGCAGATAGCATTTGCAACTAAATCTAGTGAGAAAGAAGTACGCAATAGGCGATTGTCTCTGGGAGTTACTCCGGCATATAAGCGAGTTGATACATGTGCAGCAGAATTTGAGGCTAATACTCCTTATATGTATTCTTCTTATGATTTTGAATGTGAGTCGGCTCCCACTACAAGAAAGAAGGTCTTAATTTTGGGTGGAGGACCAAATAGAATTGGGCAAGGGATTGAGTTTGATTACTGTTGTTGTCATGCATCTTTTGCTCTTCAG GATGCAGGATATGAGACAATCATGGTGAACTCAAACCCAGAGACAGTCTCCACAGACTATGACACTAGTGATCGTCTATACTTTGAACCCTTGACTGTTGAAGATGTTTTGAACATTATTGATTTGGAAAGGCCTGATGGTATCATTGTACAATTTGGAGGTCAAACACCATTGAAGTTATCTCTCCCCTTACAACAATACCTAGATGAACAAAAGCCTGCATGTGCTAGTGGTGTTGGTCATGTACGTATTTGGGGAACATCTCCTGATTCCATAGATATTGCTGAGGACAGAGAGAGGTTCAATGTGATGCTTCATGATCTAAAGATTGAACACCCTAAAGGTGGAATAGCTAGGAGTGAAACTGATGCCCTTGCCATTGCAGCAGACATTGGATATCCAGTTGTTGTTCGCCCTTCTTATGTTTTAGGTGGCCGAGCAATGGAGATTGTGTATAGTGATGATAAACTGGTGACATACCTTGAAAATGCTGTTGAGGTGGATCCAGAACGCCCTGTATTAATTGACAAGTATTTGTCTGATGCCTGTGAGATTGATGTCGATGCACTGGCTGACTCACAAGGCAATGTGGTCATTGGTGGGATAATGGAGCACATTGAACAGGCTGGGATACATTCTGGTGACTCTGCCTGCTCTATTCCAACCAGAACTGTTCCATCAACTTGCTTGGACACAATCAGGTCGTGGACAGTAAACCTGGCAAAACAATTGAATGTATGCGGGCTCATGAATTGTCAGTATGCAATAACTCCATCAGGGGATGTATTTTTGCTTGAGGCCAACCCTCGTGCTTCTCGTACAGTTCCATTTGTATCAAAAGCAATTGGCCATCCATTGGCTAAATATGCTTCCCTCGTCATGTCTGGAAAGACTCTCTATGATTTACAGTTTACAAAAGAGGTCATACCTAAATATGTGTCAGTCAAGGAAGCAGTTCTTCCTTTCTCAAAGTTCCCAGGCTGTGATGTGTTTTTAAGTCCCGAGATGCGAAGTACCGGTGAGGTTATGGGTATTGACCCTTCATATAATGTTGCATTTGCGAAGGCTCAAATTGCTGCTGGCCAGAAGCTACCACTTTCTGGTACTGTGTTCCTTAGCTTAAACGACTTAACAAAACCGCATCTTCAGAAGATAGCAAAGGCTTTCGTTGAGAATGGTTTTAGGATTGTTGCTACCAGTGGAACCGCTCATGTTCTTAAATTAGCTAATATCCCTGCGGAGCCAGTGCTGAAGTTGCACGAAGGGAGGCCTCATGCTGGTGACATGATAGCCAATGGAGACATTCAACTGATGGTGGTAACCAGCTCAGACGATGCACTTGATCGTATAGATGGTCTGGCCCTGAGAAGGATGGCTTTGGATTACAAGGTACCTATAGTGACAACAGTTAATGGAGCCCTGGCAACCGCTGAAGCAATACAGAGCTTGAAGGCCAACTCCATCAAAATGATCGCACTTCAGGACTTCATTGACGGTGAATTTAAAGACTGA
- the LOC108333700 gene encoding LOB domain-containing protein 1 gives MESDANTLSSSPTFSHSSNTLSSSSPPQVVMTPCAACKILRRRCAEKCVLAPYFPPTEPAKFTIAHRVFGASNIIKFLQELPEGQRADAVASMVYEAGARIRDPVYGSAGAICQLQKQVNELQAQLAKAQAEVVNMQFQQANLVALICMEMSQTPQESPQQSLDNFITSPSHYQNNLSFFEDNTNLNSLWEPLWT, from the exons ATGGAGAGTGACGCAAACACCCTCTCTTCCTCTCCCACATTCTCTCATTCCTCCAAtaccctttcttcttcttcccctccCCAAGTTGTCATGACCCCTTGTGCTGCATGCAAAATCCTTAGACGAAGATGTGCTGAGAAATGTGTGTTGGCACCGTATTTCCCTCCCACCGAACCCGCCAAGTTCACCATTGCTCACCGAGTCTTCGGTGCCAGCAACATCATCAAGTTCTTACAG GAACTTCCAGAGGGTCAGAGAGCTGATGCAGTGGCGAGCATGGTTTACGAGGCCGGTGCAAGAATAAGAGACCCTGTATACGGATCTGCAGGTGCAATTTGCCAGCTCCAAAAGCAAGTGAACGAACTTCAAGCACAGTTAGCAAAGGCACAAGCTGAGGTTGTAAACATGCAATTCCAACAAGCCAATCTCGTGGCTCTAATTTGCATGGAAATGTCACAGACTCCACAGGAATCACCCCAACAATCCCTGGACAATTTCATCACGAGTCCTTCCCACTATCAGAACAATCTCAGCTTCTTTGAGGATAACACCAACCTAAACTCTTTGTGGGAGCCTCTCTGGACATGA